GTTGTCCGTGGTGATCAGCGTATATTCATGGCGCAGATTGCGGATAATGTCCAAAATCTTACTGCAGGTACATTCATGACAGGTAAGTTCCCGTTCATGATGTTCGGTCTTCCGGCTGCAGCGTTAGCGATTTATCATGAAGCACGCCCTGAGAGAAAAGTAGTTGTCGGCGGATTGATGTTATCTGCTGCATTAACGACTTTCCTAACAGGGATCACAGAACCGCTTGAATTTTCATTCTTGTTCGTAGCGCCAGTCCTTTTTGGAGTACATGCAATCTTTGCTGGTCTATCTTTCATGACTATGCACCTTTTAGATGTAAAAATCGGTATGACATTCTCTGGTGGTCTGATTGACTACATTCTGTTTGGGCTAATCAACCCACAGACAAACGCATGGATTGTTATTCCTGTAGGTTTAGTGTTCGCGGTAATCTACTACTTTGGTTTCCGTTTTGCGATCCGCAAGTTCAACTTGATGACTCCTGGCCGCGAAGCAGTTGAAGATGAACAGGAAGAAGGCGGAGCAAAAGGACAAGCCAGCGACCTTCCATATGAAGTTCTTGATGCGATGGGTGGTAAAGAAAACATCGCTCACCTAGATGCGTGTATCACACGACTTCGTGTTTCTGTAAATGACATTAAGAATGTCGATAAAGACCGCCTGAAAAAGCTTGGCGCTGCCGGAGTGCTTGAGGTCGGCAACAACATCCAGGCAATCTTTGGCCCTCGTTCAGAAACAATCAAAGGCCAGATGAAAGATATTATGAGCGGTAAAAAACCTCGTCCGGTTGAAACAAACCAGGCAACTGAGGTTGAGCAACAAATTGAAGAGGTAAATCCAGAAGCATTGCAGACGCACCATGATGCAGATGCTAATGCAGATGTATTTGTTTCTCCTATTAAAGGTGAAATCTTGCCAATCACTGAAGTGCCTGACCAAGTCTTCTCAGGTAAAATGATGGGTGACGGCTTTGCTATCGTGCCTGCTGAAGGTACAGTTGTATCCCCGGTAGACGGAAAAATCGTTAACTTGTTCCCGACAAAGCATGCGATCGGAATTCTGTCTGACTCTGGACGAGAAATCCTTATCCATGTGGGAATTGATACTGTTAATTTGAAGGGACAAGGATTCGAAACACTTGTTTCTGAAAATGACGCAGTGACAAAAGGACAGCCGTTATTGAAGGTTGATCTTGATTACATCAAGAAAAACGCAACGTCAATCATCA
The nucleotide sequence above comes from Mesobacillus boroniphilus. Encoded proteins:
- the ptsG gene encoding glucose-specific PTS transporter subunit IIBC, with product MFKKVFGVLQKVGKALMLPVALLPAAGILLALGAALRNPALLELAPFLDNSGVNMVAAVMQNAGDIVFGNLPLLFAVGVAVGLAGGEGVAGLAAIIGYLIMNVTMGTVLGITAEDVNGLNYQNILGIPTLQTGVFGGIIVGIIAAALYNKFYEIELPSYLGFFAGKRFVPIITAGTAILLGLAMIVIWPPIQNGLNAFSQNMVHANLTLSAFIFGVVERSLIPFGLHHIFYSPFWFEFGSYTTEAGNVVRGDQRIFMAQIADNVQNLTAGTFMTGKFPFMMFGLPAAALAIYHEARPERKVVVGGLMLSAALTTFLTGITEPLEFSFLFVAPVLFGVHAIFAGLSFMTMHLLDVKIGMTFSGGLIDYILFGLINPQTNAWIVIPVGLVFAVIYYFGFRFAIRKFNLMTPGREAVEDEQEEGGAKGQASDLPYEVLDAMGGKENIAHLDACITRLRVSVNDIKNVDKDRLKKLGAAGVLEVGNNIQAIFGPRSETIKGQMKDIMSGKKPRPVETNQATEVEQQIEEVNPEALQTHHDADANADVFVSPIKGEILPITEVPDQVFSGKMMGDGFAIVPAEGTVVSPVDGKIVNLFPTKHAIGILSDSGREILIHVGIDTVNLKGQGFETLVSENDAVTKGQPLLKVDLDYIKKNATSIITPIVFTNLSEGESIVINKKGNVDVKDENIISITK